One genomic segment of Theobroma cacao cultivar B97-61/B2 chromosome 6, Criollo_cocoa_genome_V2, whole genome shotgun sequence includes these proteins:
- the LOC18595563 gene encoding cytochrome P450 705A5, translating into MKKLSVTELLGTRQIERSCTVRHQEIAMFLRKMIQSARKTEVVDVGAELMKLTNNVICRVVASTSCSEEDNEAKRIKELLKRSAELIGKMSFANSLGPLKKFGFWLYRKEAKDLNARHDELMEKLLRKHEEKAKNNGGDIDRDANNDFKSEELGEESLSLQANEGTGI; encoded by the exons ATGAAGAAACTTAGCGTCACTGAGTTGCTTGGAACACGACAGATTGAAAGATCTTGCACTGTTCGGCACCAAGAAATTGCAATGTTTTTGCGTAAAATGATTCAAAGTGCTAGGAAAACTGAGGTTGTTGATGTAGGCGCTGAGCTCATGAAGCTTACAAATAATGTTATTTGCAG GGTGGTGGCCAGTACGAGCTGTTCCGAGGAAGATAATGAGGCAAAGAGGATTAAAGAGCTTTTGAAAAGGTCTGCTGAGCTAATCGGGAAAATGAGTTTTGCTAATTCGTTGGGACCATTGAAGaaatttgggttttggttaTATAGAAAAGAAGCAAAGGACTTGAATGCAAGGCATGATGAGTTGATGGAGAAGCTATTGAGGAAGCATGAAgagaaagcaaagaacaaTGGAGGTGATATTGATAGAGATGCTAATAACGATTTt AAGAGTGAAGAATTGGGGGAGGAATCTCTATCACTTCAAGCCAATGAAGGAACTGgaatttaa